In Rhizobium sp. ARZ01, a genomic segment contains:
- the uvrB gene encoding excinuclease ABC subunit UvrB — protein MAKSTKKSPAPDGFEEAPQSSFEGAPLSGSVSDWVKQLEADAEASTMESQREIASKAGKHRKKVENAARQHSEKVALEKSTGGSKQTADGVTAQKTSRGVSIGASSDPKTRAAAGLNPVAGLDVSLEDASSLNAGSAVTATVEALSKLIESGNPLHKNGEIWTPHRPARPEKSEGGIEIRMVSDYQPAGDQPTAINDLVEGLNSGERSQVLLGVTGSGKTFTMAKVIEATQRPALILAPNKTLAAQLYSEFKNFFPDNAVEYFVSYYDYYQPEAYVPRSDTYIEKDSSINEQIDRMRHAATRAILERDDCIIVASVSCIYGIGSVETYTAMTFQMSVGDRLDQRQLLADLVAQQYKRQDINFVRGSFRVRGDTIEIFPAHLEDAAWRISMFGDEIDAITEFDPLTGQKTGDLKSVKIYANSHYVTPRPTLNAAIKSIKEELKFRLEELEKAGRLLEAQRLEQRTRYDLEMLEATGSCAGIENYSRYLTGRKPGEPPPTMFEYIPDNALVFIDESHVTIPQIGAMYRGDFRRKATLAEYGFRLPSCMDNRPLRFEEWDAMRPDTISVSATPGGWEMEEAGGVFAEQVIRPTGLIDPPVEVRSAKTQVDDVLGEIRETAQAGYRTLVTVLTKRMAEDLTEYLHEQGVRVRYMHSDIDTLERIEIIRDLRLGAFDVLVGINLLREGLDIPECGFVAILDADKEGFLRSETSLIQTIGRAARNVDGKVILYADQITGSMQRAMEETTRRREKQMAYNAENGITPESVKAKISDILDSVYERDHVRADISGVGGKGFAEEGHLVGNNLQAHLDALEKAMRDAAADLDFEKAARIRDEIKRLKAAELAVMDDPMAREEARSQEGGKRKSGVNRESISPPVGEMAGRPEGGTFPSGAEASPPSAPLGASPPQGGRSDSYFAKPSLDAMGPGTDTEVPTGQSLFRKNTLDEMTVGRTEKPVTGTIPEKPDAAKGTKRSGVPASDDVRRSLRAGQTESVPASDDVRPVVRGKVGVGSYEDPAEQSRKARTKGKTGRPGR, from the coding sequence ATGGCCAAATCGACGAAGAAATCCCCCGCCCCTGATGGCTTCGAGGAAGCCCCGCAATCGTCCTTCGAAGGCGCGCCGCTCTCCGGCTCCGTCTCCGACTGGGTGAAGCAACTAGAAGCCGACGCCGAGGCCTCGACGATGGAAAGCCAGCGCGAGATCGCCTCGAAGGCCGGCAAGCACCGCAAGAAGGTGGAGAACGCCGCCCGCCAGCATTCGGAAAAGGTGGCGCTGGAGAAATCCACCGGTGGCAGCAAGCAGACCGCCGACGGCGTGACCGCCCAGAAAACCTCCCGCGGAGTCTCGATCGGCGCCTCGTCCGATCCAAAAACCCGTGCCGCCGCCGGCCTAAACCCGGTCGCCGGGCTCGACGTCTCTCTAGAGGACGCCTCCTCGCTCAACGCCGGCTCCGCCGTCACCGCCACCGTCGAGGCGCTCTCCAAGCTGATCGAATCCGGCAACCCGCTGCACAAGAACGGCGAGATCTGGACGCCGCACCGGCCGGCCCGGCCGGAAAAGTCGGAGGGCGGCATCGAGATCCGCATGGTCTCCGACTACCAGCCCGCCGGCGACCAGCCGACCGCGATCAACGACCTCGTCGAGGGCCTGAACAGCGGCGAGCGCAGCCAGGTGCTGCTCGGCGTCACCGGCTCGGGAAAAACCTTCACCATGGCCAAGGTGATCGAGGCGACGCAGCGCCCGGCGCTGATCCTCGCGCCGAACAAGACACTCGCCGCGCAGCTCTATTCCGAGTTCAAGAACTTTTTTCCGGACAACGCGGTCGAGTACTTCGTCTCCTACTACGACTACTACCAGCCCGAGGCCTATGTGCCGCGCTCGGACACCTATATCGAGAAGGATTCCTCGATCAACGAGCAGATCGACCGGATGCGCCACGCCGCCACCCGCGCCATCCTCGAGCGCGACGACTGCATCATCGTCGCCTCGGTCTCCTGCATCTACGGTATCGGCTCGGTCGAGACCTATACCGCCATGACCTTCCAGATGAGCGTCGGCGACCGGCTCGACCAGCGCCAGCTGCTCGCCGACCTCGTCGCCCAGCAGTACAAGCGCCAGGACATCAATTTCGTCCGCGGCTCTTTTCGCGTCCGCGGCGACACCATCGAGATTTTCCCGGCCCACCTTGAGGACGCCGCCTGGCGCATCAGCATGTTCGGCGACGAGATCGACGCGATCACCGAGTTCGACCCGCTGACCGGCCAGAAGACCGGCGACCTGAAGTCGGTAAAAATCTACGCCAACTCGCACTACGTCACGCCGCGCCCGACGCTGAACGCCGCCATCAAGTCGATCAAGGAGGAGCTAAAATTCCGCCTGGAGGAGCTGGAGAAGGCCGGCCGCCTGCTCGAAGCCCAGCGGCTCGAGCAGCGCACCCGCTACGACCTGGAGATGCTGGAGGCGACCGGCTCCTGCGCCGGCATCGAGAACTATTCGCGCTACCTCACCGGCCGCAAGCCGGGCGAACCGCCGCCGACGATGTTCGAATACATCCCCGACAACGCGCTGGTCTTCATCGACGAGAGCCACGTCACCATCCCGCAGATCGGCGCCATGTACCGCGGCGACTTCCGCCGCAAGGCGACGCTGGCCGAATACGGCTTCCGCCTGCCCTCCTGCATGGACAACCGCCCGCTGCGCTTCGAGGAATGGGACGCGATGCGCCCGGACACGATTTCCGTCTCCGCCACCCCCGGCGGCTGGGAGATGGAAGAGGCCGGCGGCGTCTTCGCCGAACAGGTGATCCGCCCGACCGGCCTGATCGACCCGCCGGTGGAAGTCCGCTCGGCAAAAACCCAGGTCGACGACGTCCTGGGCGAGATCCGCGAGACCGCGCAGGCCGGCTACCGCACCCTCGTCACCGTGCTGACCAAGCGCATGGCCGAGGACCTCACCGAATACCTGCACGAGCAGGGCGTGCGCGTGCGCTACATGCACAGTGACATCGACACGCTGGAGCGCATCGAGATCATCCGCGACCTGCGGCTCGGCGCCTTCGACGTCCTCGTCGGCATCAACCTGTTGCGCGAGGGCCTCGACATTCCCGAATGCGGCTTCGTCGCCATCCTCGACGCCGACAAGGAAGGGTTTTTGCGCTCGGAAACCTCGCTGATCCAGACGATCGGCCGCGCGGCGCGAAACGTCGACGGCAAGGTGATCCTCTATGCCGACCAGATCACCGGCTCGATGCAGCGGGCGATGGAGGAGACCACCCGCCGCCGCGAAAAGCAGATGGCCTACAATGCCGAAAACGGCATCACGCCGGAATCGGTGAAGGCAAAAATCTCCGACATCCTCGACTCCGTCTACGAGCGCGACCACGTCCGCGCCGACATTTCCGGCGTCGGCGGCAAAGGCTTTGCCGAGGAAGGCCACCTCGTCGGCAACAACCTGCAGGCCCATCTCGACGCGCTGGAAAAGGCGATGCGCGACGCCGCCGCCGACCTCGATTTCGAAAAGGCCGCCCGCATCCGCGACGAGATCAAACGCCTCAAGGCCGCCGAACTGGCGGTGATGGACGACCCGATGGCACGGGAAGAGGCGCGGAGCCAGGAAGGCGGCAAGAGGAAATCCGGCGTCAACCGCGAGTCGATCTCCCCCCCTGTGGGGGAGATGGCCGGCAGGCCAGAGGGGGGTACTTTCCCCTCGGGCGCCGAAGCTTCACCCCCCTCTGCCCCTCTCGGGGCATCTCCCCCACAAGGGGGGAGATCGGATAGCTACTTCGCCAAGCCCTCACTCGACGCCATGGGCCCGGGCACCGATACGGAAGTCCCGACCGGCCAGTCCCTCTTCCGCAAGAACACCCTCGACGAAATGACCGTCGGCCGCACCGAAAAGCCAGTGACCGGCACGATCCCGGAAAAACCTGACGCAGCGAAGGGCACGAAGCGCTCCGGGGTCCCCGCCAGCGACGACGTAAGGAGGAGCTTACGGGCGGGGCAGACCGAGAGCGTCCCCGCCAGCGACGACGTCAGACCCGTCGTCCGCGGCAAGGTCGGCGTCGGCTCCTACGAGGACCCGGCCGAGCAATCGCGCAAGGCAAGGACGAAGGGCAAAACGGGGCGACCGGGGCGGTAG
- a CDS encoding DMT family protein: MPFALNPAAVWPIVLLCLSNVFMTFAWYGHLKVKSSPLYLVVLISWGIAFFEYCLAVPANRIGHQVYSAAQLKTIQEVITLVIFAGFSVFWLKESLTWNHLIGFTLIAAGAAFVFKA; the protein is encoded by the coding sequence ATGCCCTTTGCTTTGAATCCCGCGGCCGTCTGGCCGATTGTGCTCCTCTGCCTGTCCAACGTCTTCATGACCTTCGCCTGGTATGGGCATTTGAAGGTCAAGTCCTCGCCGCTTTATCTCGTCGTGCTCATAAGCTGGGGGATCGCCTTCTTCGAGTATTGCCTGGCCGTGCCCGCGAACCGGATCGGGCATCAGGTCTATTCGGCCGCGCAGCTGAAGACGATCCAGGAGGTGATCACGCTCGTCATCTTTGCCGGCTTCTCGGTGTTCTGGCTCAAGGAAAGCCTGACTTGGAACCACCTGATCGGCTTTACGCTGATCGCTGCCGGCGCGGCCTTCGTGTTCAAGGCCTGA
- a CDS encoding GIY-YIG nuclease family protein, translating into MKGYVYILASRRNGTLYTGVTTDLPRRLYEHQNNLTPGFTTRYGVKTLIWFDEHDLVTDAIAREKAIKDWPRRWKLDLIEAANPDWTDIAHHLHGL; encoded by the coding sequence ATGAAGGGCTACGTCTACATCCTGGCTTCGCGCCGCAACGGCACGCTCTACACCGGCGTGACCACCGACCTGCCGCGCCGCCTCTACGAGCACCAGAACAACCTGACGCCCGGCTTCACCACCCGCTACGGCGTCAAGACACTGATCTGGTTCGATGAACACGACCTCGTCACCGACGCCATCGCCCGCGAAAAAGCCATCAAGGACTGGCCACGCCGATGGAAACTCGACCTGATCGAGGCAGCCAACCCCGACTGGACCGACATCGCCCACCATTTGCACGGACTGTGA
- a CDS encoding gamma carbonic anhydrase family protein, translating to MPLYALGDHVPTLPEDDRYWVAPDAQVIGKVVIGEDVGIWFGAVLRGDNEPITLGARTNIQEGTVIHTDPGKPVTIGEGCTIGHSAIIHGCTIGDNSLIGMGATVLNGAVIGNNCLVGANALVTEGKVFPDNSLIVGSPAKAVRTLDEAAIEGLKKSADSYVRNRKRFKTELRRID from the coding sequence ATGCCGCTCTATGCGCTCGGCGACCACGTGCCAACCCTTCCCGAGGACGACCGCTACTGGGTGGCCCCCGATGCGCAGGTGATCGGCAAGGTGGTGATTGGCGAGGACGTCGGCATCTGGTTCGGTGCGGTTTTGCGCGGCGACAACGAGCCGATCACGCTCGGCGCCCGCACCAACATCCAGGAGGGCACCGTCATCCACACCGACCCCGGCAAGCCGGTGACGATCGGCGAAGGCTGCACCATTGGTCACAGCGCCATCATCCATGGCTGCACGATCGGCGATAATTCGCTGATCGGCATGGGGGCCACGGTGCTGAACGGGGCAGTGATCGGCAACAACTGCCTCGTCGGCGCCAATGCGCTGGTGACAGAAGGCAAGGTCTTTCCCGACAATTCCCTCATCGTCGGCTCGCCAGCGAAGGCTGTGCGCACACTCGACGAGGCGGCCATCGAGGGCCTGAAGAAATCAGCGGACAGTTACGTACGCAACAGGAAACGCTTCAAGACCGAACTGCGACGGATCGACTGA
- a CDS encoding Fur family transcriptional regulator has protein sequence MTAPQLTRNQALVLEALSQAEAPLSAYTILDKLRDDGFRAPLQVYRALDKLQEFGLVHRLESINAFVACAHPHQGCCAHGLTAFTICESCGKVTEFHDHVIEERLAAFARDHNFRSGKATIEVRGHCAGCA, from the coding sequence ATGACGGCCCCGCAGCTGACCCGCAATCAGGCCCTGGTGCTCGAGGCGCTGTCGCAGGCCGAGGCGCCGCTCAGCGCCTACACCATTCTCGACAAGCTGCGCGACGACGGGTTTCGCGCGCCGTTGCAGGTCTATCGCGCGCTCGACAAGCTTCAGGAGTTCGGCCTCGTCCACCGGCTGGAGAGCATCAACGCCTTCGTCGCCTGTGCCCACCCGCACCAGGGCTGCTGTGCGCACGGGCTGACCGCCTTCACCATCTGCGAATCCTGCGGCAAGGTGACGGAATTCCACGACCACGTGATCGAAGAGCGGCTTGCCGCCTTTGCCCGAGATCACAATTTCAGGTCCGGCAAGGCCACCATCGAGGTTCGCGGGCACTGCGCCGGTTGCGCCTAG
- a CDS encoding iron chelate uptake ABC transporter family permease subunit, with protein sequence MLDDFFIRALLAGIGLALTTGPLGCFVIWRRMAYFGDTMAHSALLGVALSLLFELNLTISVFAVAAVVSLALLLLQKRGTLSTDALLGILSHATLATGLVIVSFITWVRFDLVGFLFGDILAVTQADVSLVWGGGILVLFAIIYLWRPLIASTVNPELAAAEGLEPERARLAFMLLMALVIAIAMKIVGILLITSLLIIPAATARRFSTSPEIMAVLASLLGAVAVAGGLFGSLKFDTPSGPSIVVAALAIFLVSLLPWRGGELDATAKTQSGGSSR encoded by the coding sequence ATGCTTGACGACTTCTTCATCCGCGCGCTCCTCGCAGGCATCGGTCTGGCGCTGACAACCGGGCCGCTCGGCTGTTTCGTCATCTGGCGGCGCATGGCCTACTTCGGTGACACCATGGCGCATTCGGCGCTGCTTGGCGTAGCGCTGTCGCTGCTGTTCGAATTGAACCTGACGATCAGCGTTTTCGCCGTCGCCGCGGTGGTGTCGCTGGCACTTCTGCTGTTGCAAAAGCGCGGTACGCTTTCCACCGATGCGCTGCTCGGCATTCTTTCACATGCCACGCTCGCGACCGGCCTCGTCATCGTCTCCTTCATAACCTGGGTGCGGTTCGATCTCGTCGGCTTCCTGTTCGGCGACATCCTGGCTGTGACCCAGGCCGATGTCAGTCTCGTCTGGGGTGGCGGCATTCTCGTCTTGTTTGCCATCATCTATCTCTGGCGACCGCTGATCGCCTCGACGGTCAACCCGGAACTCGCAGCCGCCGAAGGACTGGAGCCGGAGCGGGCCCGGCTGGCCTTCATGCTTCTGATGGCGCTGGTGATCGCAATCGCCATGAAGATCGTTGGCATTCTTCTGATCACCTCGCTGCTCATCATCCCCGCGGCGACCGCGCGGCGGTTCTCCACCAGCCCCGAGATCATGGCCGTTCTTGCGTCACTGCTCGGCGCGGTCGCGGTTGCCGGCGGGCTGTTCGGTTCGCTGAAGTTCGACACGCCATCCGGGCCGTCGATCGTCGTGGCGGCGCTCGCAATCTTCCTCGTCAGTCTTCTGCCGTGGCGGGGCGGCGAACTCGACGCGACGGCGAAGACACAATCCGGAGGGAGCAGCCGATGA
- a CDS encoding fumarylacetoacetate hydrolase family protein: protein MSLAFPAAEPVLLPIEGTVEKFPVRRVYCVGRNYADHVVEMGGDPDREAPFFFQKNPDNLVSAGDGFPYPPQSDDVHHEVELVIFLKSGGSAIPASEAFDCVFGYGVGIDFTRRDLQAAAKKAGKPWTAAKAFEHSAPVSAVTLASRTGHPAAGRIWLSVNDTVRQDGDLGQMSWKVPEIIAELSQLFTLAPGDVIFTGTPAGVGPVRRGDRIACGVDGVATLSLSVI from the coding sequence ATGTCGCTTGCCTTTCCCGCCGCCGAACCCGTTCTTTTGCCGATCGAGGGCACGGTGGAAAAATTCCCGGTTCGTCGCGTCTATTGCGTCGGGCGCAACTATGCCGACCACGTCGTCGAGATGGGTGGCGATCCGGACCGCGAGGCGCCGTTCTTCTTCCAGAAGAACCCGGACAACCTCGTCTCCGCCGGCGACGGCTTTCCCTACCCGCCGCAATCGGACGACGTACACCACGAGGTCGAACTGGTGATCTTCCTGAAATCCGGCGGCAGCGCCATTCCCGCTTCCGAAGCATTCGATTGCGTCTTCGGCTACGGCGTCGGCATCGATTTCACCCGTCGGGACCTACAGGCGGCGGCCAAGAAGGCCGGCAAGCCGTGGACAGCCGCCAAGGCCTTCGAGCATTCCGCCCCGGTCTCGGCGGTGACGCTGGCGTCGCGTACCGGGCATCCCGCTGCCGGCCGCATCTGGCTGTCGGTCAACGACACCGTGCGCCAGGACGGCGACCTCGGCCAGATGAGCTGGAAGGTGCCCGAGATCATCGCCGAGTTGTCGCAGCTGTTCACCCTCGCCCCCGGCGATGTGATCTTCACCGGCACGCCGGCCGGCGTCGGCCCGGTCCGGCGCGGCGACCGCATTGCTTGCGGCGTCGACGGGGTCGCGACGCTTTCCCTTTCCGTGATCTGA
- a CDS encoding ATP-binding protein → MAHTIEVKAQQDFWKRFVGSHPSRAMAEIISNSFDADADEITLSVKRNPLGEPVSLFFSDNGEGIHYSDDVHPFSDLGNSWKSRAGRSQTKKRILQGRNGEGRFRALSLGEYVEWRTVFESGGNFFEYSITANNNSIGRFYISDLKPSRKRKSGTTVEITNLFPSAASYFSSLSVDGVAHKFASYINKYRDVSLKINDCPLDIAKLIVRSNQMDVGPITLSSGLTIKADLEVIEWSHDTERCLYLCDESGFTLAERAPEIRAPGYNFSAYLKSKHFSDASNGALIDLEMEEGISKLVGEGRDMLTAYFKRLERLKVEGLIAQWKSENVYPYREDETSEVIKQSKRIFNVCAVTINSQAKGFSDQNRITKALSFRLLREAIEERPSEVSRILTEVLNLSHEKAKQFARLLDNTKLSDIIDTVSLVRHRISIARGLRSLVCSEETKKTVKERQHIHQIVERNSWLFGDEFTLGVSESSLKNALKEHLKRLKINENVLLPVLVAGKANARLDLMLCQASRVTGRNDDHHLVIELKRAKKILGMEDYTQILNYAEAIMKDSRYKKTNVRWSFWLVGVEMSSQLESIVSAQDRPPGCAHIFKEGNGRIWVKTWGQLLHECISRLEFVRERLDLAITDEESVSYLNEIYPQFVPNAD, encoded by the coding sequence ATGGCCCATACTATCGAAGTGAAGGCACAACAAGATTTCTGGAAGCGATTTGTTGGAAGTCACCCTTCGCGGGCGATGGCCGAAATTATATCTAACTCATTTGACGCAGATGCCGATGAAATAACTCTCTCAGTGAAGAGGAATCCGTTAGGGGAGCCTGTTTCACTATTTTTTTCCGACAATGGTGAAGGAATTCACTATTCAGATGATGTCCACCCATTCTCGGATCTCGGCAATTCATGGAAGTCCCGTGCTGGGCGATCACAGACCAAGAAACGTATACTCCAAGGTCGAAATGGTGAGGGACGGTTTCGAGCTCTGTCGCTTGGCGAGTATGTTGAATGGAGAACAGTTTTTGAGAGTGGTGGGAATTTTTTCGAATATTCGATTACTGCAAATAATAATTCCATCGGAAGGTTTTACATTTCCGATTTGAAGCCGTCTAGAAAACGGAAAAGCGGCACCACTGTTGAAATCACAAATCTTTTTCCCTCTGCTGCAAGCTATTTTTCCAGCCTAAGCGTTGATGGTGTAGCGCATAAATTTGCGTCATATATAAACAAGTATCGGGACGTATCCCTAAAGATAAACGATTGTCCATTGGATATAGCTAAGCTCATCGTTCGCTCCAATCAAATGGATGTAGGACCCATCACTCTCAGTTCAGGTCTCACGATTAAGGCTGACCTAGAAGTGATCGAGTGGTCGCATGACACCGAAAGGTGTCTGTATCTATGTGATGAAAGTGGTTTCACTTTGGCCGAGAGAGCGCCTGAGATCCGGGCGCCGGGGTACAATTTTTCTGCGTATTTGAAAAGCAAACATTTTTCAGACGCGAGCAATGGCGCGCTAATCGATTTGGAGATGGAGGAGGGCATCTCGAAGTTAGTTGGAGAGGGGCGGGATATGCTTACCGCCTATTTTAAGCGACTCGAGCGGCTCAAGGTCGAGGGTTTGATCGCTCAATGGAAGTCTGAGAACGTTTATCCGTATCGTGAAGATGAAACCAGTGAAGTTATCAAGCAATCAAAGCGCATTTTTAACGTCTGTGCTGTGACCATTAACTCGCAGGCGAAAGGTTTTTCTGATCAAAACCGAATTACAAAAGCTCTATCTTTTCGTCTTTTGCGCGAGGCGATAGAAGAGCGGCCAAGCGAAGTATCAAGAATTTTAACTGAAGTATTGAACCTCTCTCATGAGAAGGCGAAGCAATTTGCTAGGCTTCTCGATAATACAAAATTATCCGACATCATAGATACTGTTTCTCTTGTTCGTCATAGAATTAGCATTGCGAGGGGTCTCAGGTCGCTAGTGTGTAGTGAGGAGACAAAGAAGACTGTTAAGGAGAGGCAGCACATACATCAGATCGTTGAGCGAAACTCATGGTTGTTTGGTGATGAATTCACCTTAGGGGTCTCTGAATCCTCACTAAAGAATGCATTAAAAGAGCATTTGAAGCGCCTGAAGATCAACGAAAACGTACTGCTGCCCGTTTTAGTTGCTGGAAAAGCGAACGCACGACTGGATTTGATGCTGTGTCAAGCTTCGCGTGTAACGGGTCGCAACGACGATCACCATTTGGTTATCGAGTTGAAGCGAGCGAAGAAGATACTCGGCATGGAGGATTATACGCAGATACTGAATTATGCTGAAGCAATTATGAAAGACAGTAGATATAAAAAGACCAATGTGCGTTGGAGCTTTTGGCTAGTCGGCGTCGAGATGTCGTCTCAATTGGAAAGCATCGTTTCTGCGCAGGATCGACCTCCTGGATGCGCTCACATTTTCAAAGAGGGTAATGGCCGGATTTGGGTCAAAACGTGGGGTCAGTTGCTGCACGAATGCATCTCAAGATTAGAGTTTGTAAGGGAACGTCTGGATTTGGCTATCACTGACGAAGAGTCAGTCAGTTATCTGAACGAAATCTATCCACAATTTGTACCGAATGCTGACTGA
- the dusA gene encoding tRNA dihydrouridine(20/20a) synthase DusA codes for MYQQALKTGQKIFATAPMIDWSDRHYRHFARQLTKNAVLYTEMIVADAILRGNRHKLLGYDPVEHPLALQLGGSDPQKLAEAARIGEDFGYDEINMNVGCPSDRVQSGTFGACLMREPQLVADCVAAMKAAVNIPVTVKCRIGVDDQNPEMALRDLVSRVKAAGVDAVWVHARKAWLQGLSPKENRDIPPLDYDLVRRLKAENSDLFIGLNGGLHTLDQAVAEIGVLDGAMLGRAAYQDSGMLVGVDAVFALPGGIAPLCPFGASPPHGGRSAPAAATEDCVAARKDVETPDVVRAAPNAASPAAAPDTAFWEGVRDAMLDYAGRVIAGGGRLNHVTRHMVGLFQGFPGARRYRQILSADATRPGAGPEVIAAAFAAVLEAAADKAAAE; via the coding sequence ATGTATCAGCAGGCACTCAAGACGGGGCAAAAAATCTTCGCCACGGCGCCGATGATCGACTGGTCGGACCGGCACTATCGCCATTTCGCCCGGCAACTGACGAAGAACGCCGTGCTCTACACCGAAATGATCGTCGCCGACGCAATTCTCCGCGGCAATCGCCACAAGCTGCTCGGCTATGATCCGGTCGAGCATCCGCTGGCGCTGCAGCTCGGCGGCAGCGATCCGCAAAAACTCGCGGAAGCGGCGCGGATCGGCGAAGATTTTGGCTATGACGAGATCAACATGAACGTCGGCTGCCCCTCCGACCGGGTGCAGTCCGGCACTTTTGGGGCCTGCCTGATGCGCGAGCCGCAGCTGGTGGCCGACTGCGTCGCGGCGATGAAGGCGGCGGTGAACATCCCGGTGACCGTGAAGTGCCGCATCGGCGTCGACGACCAGAACCCGGAGATGGCGCTGCGCGACCTCGTTTCCCGGGTCAAGGCCGCCGGCGTCGACGCCGTCTGGGTTCATGCGCGCAAGGCCTGGCTGCAGGGGCTGAGCCCGAAGGAGAACCGCGACATCCCGCCGCTGGACTACGATCTGGTGCGGCGGCTGAAGGCGGAAAATTCTGATCTTTTCATCGGGTTGAATGGCGGTCTTCATACGCTGGATCAGGCGGTCGCTGAGATTGGCGTGCTCGACGGGGCGATGCTCGGCCGGGCTGCCTACCAGGACAGCGGCATGCTGGTCGGCGTGGACGCGGTGTTTGCGCTGCCGGGCGGTATTGCCCCCCTCTGCCCCTTCGGGGCATCTCCCCCACATGGGGGGAGATCGGCCCCCGCCGCGGCCACCGAGGATTGCGTCGCGGCCCGGAAGGATGTCGAGACGCCGGATGTTGTCCGCGCCGCCCCCAACGCCGCCAGCCCCGCCGCTGCCCCCGACACCGCCTTCTGGGAGGGCGTGCGCGACGCGATGTTGGACTATGCGGGCCGCGTGATCGCCGGCGGCGGGCGGCTGAACCATGTCACCCGCCACATGGTCGGCCTTTTCCAGGGTTTTCCCGGCGCGCGGCGCTACCGTCAGATTCTTTCGGCCGACGCCACCAGGCCGGGGGCGGGGCCGGAGGTGATCGCGGCCGCGTTTGCGGCTGTGTTGGAGGCGGCGGCGGACAAGGCTGCGGCCGAGTAG